Proteins from one Helicobacter ganmani genomic window:
- the moaA gene encoding GTP 3',8-cyclase MoaA gives MLVDGFGRTIDYMRISVTERCNFRCAYCMPNTPMNLGDENEDVPLESVLNFIKVAIIQGVKKIRITGGEPLLRSKIVPFIAQICDFAPQIDIALTTNAFLLAPLAKPLKDAGLKRINISLDSLQKDRILCISKRDGLEKILNGIEVAHQVGLKIKLNMVPLKGINTDEILSILEYGMKRGIMVRFIEYMENSHAKEGIMGLKLAEILANIQTKYPTRLFEKEVIGPATLFKIPQQEIKANLGVELNRDYIFGIIAPHNDDFCKTCNRVRLSSEGKLIPCLYHNNAIDIKEAMLRGDTEEILSRLKLCIENKPEKNDWDTNAISQRAFYQTGG, from the coding sequence GTGCTAGTAGATGGTTTTGGAAGAACCATTGATTATATGCGAATCAGCGTAACCGAACGATGCAATTTTCGTTGCGCTTATTGTATGCCAAACACGCCGATGAATTTAGGCGATGAAAACGAAGATGTACCGCTAGAATCTGTGTTAAACTTCATCAAGGTAGCCATTATACAAGGAGTTAAAAAAATCCGAATCACAGGCGGAGAACCGCTTTTGCGTTCCAAAATCGTTCCATTTATTGCGCAAATCTGCGACTTTGCGCCACAAATTGATATTGCACTAACCACCAATGCCTTTTTGCTTGCTCCACTTGCCAAACCACTCAAAGATGCGGGATTGAAGCGCATTAATATTTCCCTAGATTCCTTGCAAAAAGATAGAATCCTTTGTATCTCCAAACGCGACGGATTAGAAAAAATCCTCAATGGCATTGAAGTAGCACATCAAGTCGGACTTAAAATCAAGCTTAATATGGTTCCACTCAAAGGAATCAATACGGACGAGATTCTCTCTATCTTGGAATATGGTATGAAACGTGGCATAATGGTGCGATTCATTGAATATATGGAAAATTCCCACGCTAAAGAAGGAATTATGGGATTAAAACTTGCAGAAATTTTAGCAAACATTCAAACAAAATATCCCACGCGGCTATTTGAAAAAGAAGTCATTGGACCTGCGACACTTTTTAAGATTCCACAACAAGAAATCAAAGCAAACTTAGGAGTGGAGCTAAATCGCGATTATATCTTTGGCATCATCGCACCTCACAACGATGACTTTTGCAAAACCTGCAATAGAGTCCGCCTAAGCAGTGAGGGCAAGCTGATTCCTTGTCTTTATCATAACAACGCAATAGACATTAAAGAAGCAATGTTACGAGGCGATACAGAGGAGATTCTCTCTCGCTTAAAACTCTGCATAGAAAACAAGCCAGAAAAAAATGATTGGGATACCAATGCGATTTCTCAAAGGGCATTTTATCAAACAGGCGGGTAA